Proteins co-encoded in one Medicago truncatula cultivar Jemalong A17 chromosome 8, MtrunA17r5.0-ANR, whole genome shotgun sequence genomic window:
- the LOC11413792 gene encoding small ubiquitin-related modifier 2 isoform X1 — MLCLHSPTSLDMSNMASNGKRKASERDEISSDDSVRINFSIRAQDGSRVFFKVNPDRYLKIPFKKYCQKSNLEYETVTFLLEGKRINGNRQTPRTLKLKNGAEIDVMKQQTGGGDEAL, encoded by the exons atgCTATGCCTTCATTCTCCCACATCCCTTG ATATGAGCAACATGGCTTCCAATGGGAAGAGAAAGGCCTCAGAAAGAGATGAAATTTCTAGTGATGATAGTGTTCGTATCAACTTTTCAATTAGGGCTCAG GATGGGAGTAGGGTATTCTTCAAAGTGAACCCGGACAGATACTTGAAGATACCATTCAAGAAATACTGTCAAAAGTCTAACTTAGAGTATGAGACTGTCACCTTTTTGCTTGAAGGCAAACGTATTAATGGGAATCGTCAAACACCAAGAACG CTCAAATTGAAAAATGGTGCAGAGATCGATGTCATGAAACAACAAACTGGAGGTGGTGATGAAGCTTTGTAA
- the LOC11413792 gene encoding small ubiquitin-related modifier 2 isoform X2: MSYMSNMASNGKRKASERDEISSDDSVRINFSIRAQDGSRVFFKVNPDRYLKIPFKKYCQKSNLEYETVTFLLEGKRINGNRQTPRTLKLKNGAEIDVMKQQTGGGDEAL, translated from the exons ATGTCAT ATATGAGCAACATGGCTTCCAATGGGAAGAGAAAGGCCTCAGAAAGAGATGAAATTTCTAGTGATGATAGTGTTCGTATCAACTTTTCAATTAGGGCTCAG GATGGGAGTAGGGTATTCTTCAAAGTGAACCCGGACAGATACTTGAAGATACCATTCAAGAAATACTGTCAAAAGTCTAACTTAGAGTATGAGACTGTCACCTTTTTGCTTGAAGGCAAACGTATTAATGGGAATCGTCAAACACCAAGAACG CTCAAATTGAAAAATGGTGCAGAGATCGATGTCATGAAACAACAAACTGGAGGTGGTGATGAAGCTTTGTAA
- the LOC11409745 gene encoding L10-interacting MYB domain-containing protein, giving the protein MMPFDYRPLLRIMENAMLKKAAAKSCNEAAKLRKTFKAGLRPPPIPDGIVDFLQQNSPSAKVNITTKYTGYFNIKQVEKSIKGAKITGYRSQHAAPASSPSAHANATEFASAAVPSPASAAESTSAGALAPASSPAHAAPASAVESASADSLGSASYPGPAALASAATPASAALPASAPSPCHHLCCAEKVTTNVDSSDSMFWPDIVTKTFIDIMVDEVTKGNMSNGVFHTRTWTSMTNRLNSITNCSYEEEQLKAKMHCLRAMFHEFYSLLQNVGFVWNSETNTVTASEEVWKNYLKTHDKASQFQNKGCDHYRLLEIIFNKYNETEVLHHSIAQDQPNTNKENEHDNQYFNTRSANCVCVDNDSSDNGIQEVECITCRGKQKIQLKDRTSEKVSTSRQMGDAIAAWAQAWGKIVEASSSHVTTNCSLTKCVVALEEIGDISDDIYGKALEKFKDPDWREMFVAMSTDKRRGWLFRL; this is encoded by the exons ATGATGCCATTTGATTATCGACCATTACTCCGTATAATGGAAAATGCCATGTTAAAGAAAGCGGCTGCCAAGTCCTGTAATGAAGCTGCAAAGTTAAGAAAGACATTTAAAGCAGGTTTGAGACCACCTCCCATACCTGATGGAATAGTTGACTTCTTGCAACAAAACTCACCGTCGGCGAAAGTTAACATCACAACAAAGTACACgggttattttaatattaagcAG GTCGAAAAATCCATAAAGGGGGCCAAGATCACTGGCTATCGTTCACAACATGCTGCACCTGCCTCCTCCCCTTCTGCACATGCTAATGCCACTGAGTTTGCTTCTGCCGCTGTGCCTTCACCTGCCTCTGCTGCTGAGTCTACTTCTGCCGGTGCTCTTGCTCCTGCATCCTCCCCTGCCCATGCTGCACCTGCCTCTGCTGTTGAGTCTGCTTCTGCCGATTCTCTTGGTTCTGCCTCCTACCCTGGCCCTGCTGCACTTGCTTCTGCCGCTACTCCTGCATCTGCCGCCTTGCCTGCCTCTGCTCCATCACCCTGTCATCATCTCTGTTGCGCTGAAAAG GTGACAACTAATGTTGACAGTAGTGACTCAATGTTTTGGCCTGACATAGTAACTAAAACTTTCATTGACATTATGGTTGATGAAGTTACAAAAGGAAATATGTCAAATGGCGTGTTTCATACTAGAACATGGACTTCGATGACTAATAGGTTGAATTCCATAACTAATTGCTCCTATGAAGAGGAACAACTAAAGGCAAAAATGCATTGTCTACGAGCCATGTTTCATGAGTTTTATTCACTTTTGCAAAATGTTGGATTTGTGTGGAATTCAGAAACCAACACTGTTACCGCAAGTGAAGAGGTTTGGAAAAATTACCTTAAG ACACATGATAAAGCATCTCAGTTTCAAAATAAAGGGTGTGACCATTATAGGTTGTTGGAAATCATATTCAACAAATATAATGAAACTGAAGTACTTCATCATTCAATTGCCCAAGACCAACCAAATACCAATAAAGAAAATGAGCATGATAATCAATATTTTAACACTAGGAGTGCGAATTGTGTATGTGTTGATAATGATAGTTCAGACAATGGTATACAAGAAGTGGAGTGCATCACATGCAGAGGGAAGCAAAAAATTCAACTAAAAGATCGTACATCCGAGAAAGTGTCTACATCACGTCAGATGGGAGATGCAATTGCAGCATGGGCTCAGGCATGGGGTAAGATTGTGGAGGCTAGTTCTTCACATGTAACAACAAATTGTTCTCTTACTAAGTGTGTAGTTGCTCTTGAAGAGATAGGAGACATTTCAGATGACATCTACGGGAAAGCCTTGGAGAAGTTTAAGGATCCAGATTGGAGGGAAATGTTTGTCGCCATGTCTACTGATAAGAGACGTGGATGGCTATTTAGACTTTAA